One stretch of Longimicrobium sp. DNA includes these proteins:
- a CDS encoding GntR family transcriptional regulator: MRFHIDTADPRPVHVQIVDEVRRALILGTLHADDPLPPVRDLAAELRVNPGTVARAYRALESEGVVAVRWGEGPVVAPGEAGPEERRALARRVAQAALRDARRNGLSAEELIDALREAAGEPTSTPEPG; encoded by the coding sequence ATGCGGTTCCACATCGACACCGCCGACCCGCGGCCCGTGCACGTGCAGATCGTGGACGAGGTGCGGCGCGCGCTGATCCTGGGCACCCTGCACGCCGACGACCCGCTCCCGCCGGTGCGCGACCTGGCGGCGGAGCTCAGGGTGAACCCCGGCACGGTGGCCCGCGCCTACCGCGCGCTGGAGAGCGAGGGCGTCGTCGCGGTGCGCTGGGGCGAGGGGCCGGTGGTGGCCCCCGGCGAGGCGGGGCCCGAGGAGCGGCGCGCCCTGGCCCGCAGGGTCGCCCAGGCCGCGCTGCGCGACGCGCGGCGCAACGGCCTCTCCGCCGAAGAGCTGATCGACGCCCTGCGCGAGGCCGCGGGCGAGCCCACTTCCACCCCGGAGCCCGGATGA
- a CDS encoding thioredoxin domain-containing protein: protein MRTEFPGQVAVVYRHSPLASHPFAVAAARASECAGRQDRFEAYHDALFVEQESIGLASWTRFATEAALPDIPAFERCLADAGPSDNLGRDTLDARRLRVDGTPTFLVNGLRFDGTPPLEMLRAYVRRAVAAAEPPGSEELAARQRTR, encoded by the coding sequence ATCCGGACGGAGTTTCCGGGACAGGTCGCCGTGGTCTACCGGCATTCGCCGCTGGCGAGCCACCCGTTCGCCGTCGCCGCAGCACGGGCCAGCGAGTGTGCCGGACGGCAGGACCGCTTCGAGGCTTATCACGACGCGCTCTTCGTCGAGCAGGAGTCGATCGGGCTGGCGTCCTGGACGCGCTTCGCGACGGAGGCGGCGCTGCCGGACATTCCCGCGTTCGAGCGGTGCCTGGCCGATGCGGGCCCGAGCGACAACCTCGGGCGCGACACCCTGGACGCCAGACGACTGCGCGTGGACGGCACGCCGACCTTCCTGGTCAACGGTCTGCGTTTCGACGGAACACCCCCGCTGGAGATGCTGCGCGCCTACGTTCGGCGCGCGGTGGCAGCGGCTGAGCCCCCAGGGAGCGAGGAACTCGCGGCCCGCCAGCGCACGCGCTGA
- a CDS encoding PqqD family protein: protein MNDSVVIPGHVRSVIDPDGAVVLDLRKGKYYSLNGVGTAIWQQLEAGRTLAEIAAHLCERYGAPGDEVRRDVADFVDTLQRRALVDVRS from the coding sequence ATGAACGACTCCGTTGTCATCCCAGGCCACGTCCGCTCGGTCATCGATCCCGACGGCGCGGTGGTCCTCGACCTCAGGAAGGGAAAGTACTACTCGCTGAATGGCGTAGGGACGGCGATCTGGCAGCAGCTGGAAGCCGGACGTACCCTCGCTGAGATTGCGGCGCACCTGTGCGAGCGCTATGGAGCGCCCGGCGACGAGGTGCGGCGCGACGTCGCCGACTTCGTCGACACCCTTCAGCGCCGGGCACTGGTCGATGTCCGGAGCTGA
- a CDS encoding ADOP family duplicated permease: MRLIRRLAYWLRLPECHADLADEVAFHREMIEEDLIRRGMPPDQARHAARRAMGNETLMRESARHVWLWPSLEAVWQDARHAARGLRRSPIFTVGATLTLALGIGANTAMFSLVDRLLFRAPARMVDPASVHRVYRYRTMEGRESLTGGQYARYVDLARWATGFSESATYSLKSLAVGSGERTRLANVAVVSAGFFGFFDAPPALGRYFTAAEDAPPRPEPVAVLSGTAWRTWFGGRKDIVGSTVQIGAAVYTIIGVAPDGFVGLWPYRPPAAYIPVATYASTAGPPDWATTYSHAIGLEMIVRRKPGVTLAAANADLTTALRRSFQRQIEEDPGYPPLASLRPRAVAGSVLAERGPESSSVARAARWLGGVSIIVLLIACANVANLVLARTISRRREIAVRIALGVSRRRLLGLLLTEGLVLALLGGIAGVAVAVWASGVLRAAFLPGTDQPALITDWRTLRFAAAVALGAGLLAGLAPLAQLRRGSLAGDLRSRARDGAHQRSALRAGLVLLQSALSVVLLVGAGLFVQSLRNVRDVRLGFDPDSVLRVELDMRGVGLDSAAMVALRLRLLDAARSVPGVTHATLRESVPFDGATSWPLFVPGIDSVSAIGEFNFNAVSADYFATMGTRIVRGRGIASTDVEGAPRAAVVGRSMARVLWPDQDPIGQCMRVGADTAPCTYVVGIAEDIHSQSIQAEPGLFYYYLSTAQWQPQEGGLFVRAHHASRLVEPLRVRLQREMPGSSFVTVTPLAEVVDAEIRPWIVGATVFTAFGALALILAAAGLYSVMAYSVTQRRYELGVRLALGAGPARVVTLVVMQGVRAMLTGVAIGCAIAIAAGRWVGPMLFELRPSDPGVFGIVVGTMLMVAILASAIPALRAAGLDVRSVLQSD, translated from the coding sequence ATGCGCCTGATCCGACGACTGGCCTACTGGCTTCGGCTCCCGGAGTGCCACGCCGACCTCGCGGACGAGGTCGCGTTCCACCGCGAGATGATCGAGGAGGATCTCATCCGGCGCGGGATGCCGCCCGACCAGGCGCGCCATGCGGCGCGTCGCGCGATGGGCAACGAGACGCTCATGCGCGAGTCAGCACGCCATGTGTGGCTCTGGCCGTCGCTCGAGGCCGTATGGCAGGACGCGAGGCACGCCGCGCGCGGCCTGCGCCGGTCGCCGATCTTCACGGTGGGCGCCACCCTGACGCTGGCCCTCGGCATCGGCGCGAACACGGCGATGTTCTCCCTTGTCGACCGCCTGCTCTTTCGCGCGCCGGCACGGATGGTCGATCCGGCATCGGTGCACCGCGTGTACCGGTATCGGACCATGGAAGGCAGGGAGAGCCTGACGGGCGGTCAGTACGCGCGGTACGTCGACCTCGCTCGATGGGCGACGGGGTTCTCCGAGTCGGCCACCTATTCCCTCAAGTCCCTCGCGGTCGGCAGCGGCGAGAGGACGCGGCTCGCGAACGTCGCCGTCGTCAGCGCGGGGTTCTTCGGATTCTTCGACGCACCACCGGCGCTGGGCCGCTACTTCACCGCCGCCGAGGACGCACCACCTCGCCCCGAACCGGTGGCGGTGCTGAGCGGGACGGCGTGGAGGACGTGGTTCGGCGGCCGGAAGGACATCGTTGGATCCACGGTGCAGATCGGTGCCGCCGTCTACACGATCATCGGCGTCGCGCCCGACGGGTTCGTCGGCCTGTGGCCGTATCGGCCACCCGCGGCGTACATCCCCGTCGCGACGTACGCCAGCACCGCCGGACCGCCCGATTGGGCAACGACCTACAGCCACGCGATCGGCCTCGAGATGATCGTTCGCCGGAAGCCCGGCGTGACCCTCGCCGCCGCGAACGCGGATCTCACCACCGCGCTGAGGCGGAGCTTCCAGCGTCAGATCGAGGAAGATCCAGGTTACCCGCCGCTGGCCTCGCTTCGCCCGCGCGCCGTCGCGGGGTCCGTGCTGGCCGAACGGGGGCCGGAGTCCTCGAGCGTCGCGCGTGCCGCCCGGTGGCTGGGCGGGGTGAGCATCATCGTCCTGCTCATCGCCTGCGCGAACGTGGCGAATCTCGTGCTGGCGCGCACCATCAGCCGCCGCCGCGAGATCGCCGTCCGCATCGCGCTGGGCGTGAGCCGGCGGCGTCTCCTCGGTTTGCTCCTCACGGAAGGGCTGGTGCTCGCGCTGCTCGGCGGCATCGCGGGAGTCGCCGTAGCCGTGTGGGCGAGTGGCGTGCTGAGGGCTGCGTTCCTCCCGGGCACGGATCAGCCGGCGCTCATCACCGACTGGCGTACGCTGCGCTTCGCGGCTGCGGTGGCGCTGGGGGCAGGCCTCCTGGCCGGGCTTGCGCCGCTGGCGCAGCTGCGCCGCGGCAGCCTGGCCGGCGACCTCAGGTCGCGGGCGCGTGATGGGGCGCACCAGCGCAGCGCGCTCCGCGCCGGGCTGGTGCTGCTGCAGAGCGCTCTGTCGGTCGTACTGCTGGTCGGCGCGGGACTATTCGTCCAGAGCCTGCGCAACGTACGCGACGTGCGCCTGGGCTTCGATCCGGACTCGGTGCTCCGGGTGGAGCTCGACATGCGGGGTGTCGGCCTCGACAGCGCCGCGATGGTGGCGCTGCGGCTTCGTCTGCTCGACGCGGCGAGGAGCGTTCCGGGAGTCACCCACGCGACGCTGCGGGAATCGGTTCCTTTCGACGGAGCAACCTCGTGGCCGCTCTTCGTCCCCGGGATCGATTCGGTGAGCGCGATCGGTGAGTTCAACTTCAACGCGGTGTCGGCGGACTACTTCGCGACGATGGGCACGCGCATCGTCCGCGGCCGGGGCATCGCGAGCACCGACGTGGAGGGTGCGCCCAGGGCTGCGGTCGTCGGCCGGTCGATGGCGAGAGTCCTCTGGCCGGATCAGGACCCGATCGGCCAGTGCATGCGCGTCGGCGCGGACACGGCCCCGTGCACGTACGTCGTCGGGATCGCCGAAGACATCCACTCGCAATCGATCCAGGCAGAGCCAGGGCTGTTCTACTACTACCTCTCGACGGCGCAGTGGCAGCCGCAGGAGGGCGGCCTCTTCGTGCGCGCTCACCACGCGAGCAGGCTCGTAGAGCCGCTGCGGGTCCGCCTGCAGCGCGAAATGCCGGGGAGCTCCTTCGTCACCGTCACCCCACTCGCAGAGGTGGTGGACGCCGAGATACGCCCGTGGATCGTCGGCGCGACCGTGTTCACGGCGTTCGGCGCGCTGGCGCTGATTCTCGCGGCGGCGGGGCTCTACAGCGTGATGGCCTACAGCGTCACGCAGCGGAGGTATGAGCTCGGCGTTCGCCTGGCGCTCGGCGCCGGCCCGGCGCGGGTGGTCACGCTCGTCGTAATGCAGGGCGTGCGTGCGATGCTCACCGGTGTGGCCATCGGGTGTGCGATCGCGATCGCGGCCGGGCGATGGGTCGGGCCGATGTTGTTCGAGCTGCGGCCGAGCGATCCGGGCGTTTTCGGGATCGTGGTCGGCACCATGCTCATGGTGGCGATCCTGGCCAGCGCGATTCCAGCCCTTCGCGCGGCGGGGCTCGACGTGAGGAGCGTGCTGCAGTCGGATTGA
- a CDS encoding asparagine synthase-related protein: MSALAGAYSRGGAALPRRVLTRMSVALADIGPDGESAAWGGRVGMLFRPFHTDRQSRRAQQPLAARDGWLLAFDGRLDNAAELRAEFGPGAGAADVEVALAVLRARGARALPRMVGDFALACWDPDGERLLLACDALGRRALYYRWTPEHLFWCSRARPLLNSLGASAELDEEFLADFLVNRPSPATPFRGVSVLPAGHVLVVDRGGARCTRYWAPDPQRRIEYRSDAEYEAHFAAVLEEAVACRLRADAPVYCNLSGGLDSTSLVCVADDLVRAGRVEAPELRTVSYVFDGAASSDERRYITPVEARLGRAGLHVSELRHPILAPFPASLRPDAPANQLSFLARQDHVTREMASHGARVLLCGIGGDHVLWSTPPDALPLADLAAAGKVSALLRAAAEWSRALRWPYFKTLWSGAVWPLLPRRVQAWQREEPLGEWIDPRFARRMGLRERMVGMPADGVRFRRPSQTLQYELIRRAMRFPVLEWLSSTGHVDVRYPFLDRRLVEFALAIPLGQLVRPHETRSVVRRALRGVIPEEVRTRRSKAGPDEAFHRALIREWPRLEPLFADSRAAALGVVDGGALLNALRRARHGIVVNSSQLLRTVSLELWLRTLEAGEPSNGPGEGSALSRSEEVEAGATPAAL; encoded by the coding sequence ATGAGCGCGCTCGCCGGGGCGTACTCGCGCGGCGGCGCCGCGCTTCCCCGCCGCGTGCTGACGCGCATGAGCGTCGCCCTGGCGGACATCGGCCCCGACGGCGAGAGCGCGGCGTGGGGCGGGCGGGTGGGGATGCTCTTCCGGCCCTTCCACACCGACCGCCAATCGCGCCGCGCGCAGCAGCCGCTGGCCGCGCGGGACGGGTGGCTCCTTGCCTTCGACGGGCGGCTGGACAACGCCGCCGAACTGCGCGCGGAGTTCGGCCCCGGCGCGGGCGCCGCCGACGTCGAAGTCGCGCTGGCGGTGCTCCGCGCCCGGGGGGCCCGGGCACTGCCGCGCATGGTGGGCGACTTCGCACTGGCCTGCTGGGACCCGGACGGCGAGCGCCTCCTCCTGGCGTGCGACGCGCTGGGAAGGCGGGCGCTGTACTACCGCTGGACGCCCGAACACCTGTTCTGGTGTTCGCGCGCCCGGCCGCTGCTGAACTCGCTGGGCGCCTCGGCCGAGCTGGACGAGGAGTTCCTCGCCGACTTCCTGGTCAACCGCCCCTCGCCCGCCACGCCCTTCCGCGGCGTCAGCGTGCTGCCGGCCGGGCACGTGCTGGTCGTGGACCGTGGCGGCGCGCGGTGCACCCGCTACTGGGCGCCGGATCCGCAGCGACGCATCGAGTACCGCTCCGACGCCGAGTACGAGGCGCACTTCGCCGCGGTGCTGGAGGAAGCGGTCGCCTGCCGGCTCCGCGCCGACGCGCCCGTGTACTGCAACCTCAGCGGCGGGCTCGACTCCACCTCGCTGGTGTGCGTGGCCGACGACCTGGTGCGCGCCGGCCGTGTCGAGGCGCCCGAGTTGCGGACCGTCTCGTACGTGTTCGACGGAGCGGCCAGTTCCGACGAGCGCCGCTACATCACCCCAGTCGAGGCACGCCTGGGCCGGGCCGGCCTGCACGTCTCCGAGCTGCGTCATCCGATCCTCGCCCCCTTCCCGGCCTCGCTCCGCCCGGACGCCCCCGCCAACCAGCTCTCCTTCCTGGCGCGCCAGGACCACGTCACGCGCGAGATGGCGTCGCACGGCGCCCGCGTCCTCCTCTGCGGCATCGGCGGCGACCATGTCCTCTGGAGCACGCCTCCCGATGCACTCCCCCTCGCCGACCTCGCAGCCGCGGGGAAGGTGAGCGCGCTGCTGCGCGCCGCCGCGGAGTGGTCTCGGGCACTCCGCTGGCCCTACTTCAAGACGCTGTGGTCCGGCGCAGTCTGGCCGCTCCTGCCCCGGAGGGTGCAGGCATGGCAGCGCGAGGAGCCGCTGGGCGAGTGGATCGACCCGCGCTTCGCCCGGCGGATGGGACTGCGCGAGCGCATGGTGGGGATGCCCGCGGACGGGGTGCGCTTCCGCCGCCCCAGCCAGACGCTCCAGTACGAGCTGATCCGGCGGGCCATGCGCTTCCCGGTCTTGGAGTGGCTCTCCAGCACGGGGCACGTGGACGTGCGCTACCCGTTCCTGGACCGGCGCCTGGTGGAGTTCGCGCTGGCGATCCCGCTCGGGCAGCTCGTTCGTCCGCACGAGACCCGCTCCGTGGTGCGGCGCGCACTGCGGGGCGTCATCCCCGAGGAGGTGCGCACCCGCCGCAGTAAGGCCGGCCCCGACGAAGCGTTCCACCGCGCGCTGATCCGCGAGTGGCCGCGCCTGGAGCCGCTCTTCGCCGACTCGAGGGCGGCGGCGCTCGGTGTGGTGGACGGCGGCGCGCTGCTAAACGCTCTGAGGCGGGCGCGCCACGGCATCGTCGTCAATAGCTCGCAACTCCTGCGGACGGTCTCGTTGGAGCTGTGGCTGCGCACGCTTGAAGCCGGTGAACCTTCGAACGGTCCTGGCGAGGGCTCCGCGCTCTCGCGGAGCGAGGAAGTCGAGGCTGGCGCCACTCCGGCTGCACTCTGA
- a CDS encoding NUDIX domain-containing protein, whose protein sequence is MPQRASESAGLLLYRRAAGGVEVFLAHPGGPFWKNKDAGAWSIPKGEVGEGEEPLACARRELEEETGIRSEGPFLDLGEIRQKAGKRVRAWACEGDADPAGITSNEVRTEWPRGSGRWLTFPEVDRCAWFDPATAREKINPAQAELIDRLLAALAG, encoded by the coding sequence ATGCCGCAGCGAGCCAGCGAGAGCGCCGGGCTCCTCCTCTACCGCCGCGCGGCGGGCGGGGTGGAGGTGTTCCTGGCGCACCCGGGCGGCCCGTTCTGGAAGAACAAGGACGCGGGCGCCTGGAGCATCCCCAAGGGCGAGGTGGGCGAAGGCGAGGAGCCGCTCGCCTGCGCCCGCCGCGAGCTCGAGGAAGAGACCGGAATCCGCTCCGAGGGCCCCTTCCTCGACCTGGGCGAGATCCGCCAGAAGGCCGGGAAGCGGGTGCGCGCCTGGGCCTGCGAGGGCGACGCCGACCCGGCCGGGATCACCAGCAACGAGGTGCGGACCGAGTGGCCGCGCGGCTCCGGCCGATGGCTCACCTTCCCCGAGGTCGACCGCTGCGCCTGGTTCGACCCCGCGACGGCGCGGGAGAAGATCAACCCCGCCCAGGCCGAGCTGATCGACCGGCTCCTGGCCGCGCTGGCCGGCTGA
- a CDS encoding PadR family transcriptional regulator yields the protein MTNRSADLLPGTLDLLVLRTLVRGPMHGYGIAQRVKELSDAVLEVGESSLYPALQRLLLDGYVAAEWGTSENNRRARYYTLTPAGRRQLAVKRGEFERVVTAIQAVLSLA from the coding sequence ATGACGAACCGATCGGCGGACCTGCTCCCCGGCACCCTCGACCTTCTGGTTCTGCGCACGCTCGTCCGCGGGCCGATGCACGGCTACGGCATCGCGCAGCGCGTCAAGGAACTGTCCGACGCCGTGCTCGAGGTGGGGGAGAGCTCGCTTTATCCCGCCCTGCAACGCCTCCTGCTCGATGGCTACGTCGCCGCCGAGTGGGGAACCTCCGAAAACAACCGCCGCGCGCGCTACTACACGCTGACGCCCGCAGGCCGCCGGCAGCTCGCGGTGAAGCGCGGGGAGTTCGAGCGGGTCGTGACGGCGATCCAGGCGGTGCTCAGCCTCGCCTGA
- the ettA gene encoding energy-dependent translational throttle protein EttA gives MTLDTSKFIFVMKDLTKVVPPNRTILKGIWLSFYPGAKIGVVGPNGSGKSSLLRIMAGVDRDFNGEAWPAEGTRISYLSQEPELDPALDVRGNVEEGVRHIRDLLRRFDEVNMSFGDVSTDEEMNALLEEQARLQDAIDAAGAWELDRKIDIAMEALRLPPPDARVETLSGGEKRRVALCKVLLEEPDMLLLDEPTNHLDAESVAWLEHHLAEFKGTIVAITHDRYFLDNVAEWILELDRGEGIPWKGNYSSWLEQKQERLRREEKQSSARQRTLERELEWVRMAPRARQAKSKARLHSYEQMLAEDPREKLSRAEIVIPNGPRLGDEVVVAESLAKGYEDRLLIDGLSFRLPRGGIVGVVGPNGAGKTTLFRMITGKETPDGGTLKVGSTVEMAYVDQSRDTLDGDKTVYQEISGGQDTIRLGRGEVNARAYCSWFGFRGSDQQKPVKVLSGGERNRVHMAKTLQRGGNLILLDEPSNDLDVDTLRALEDALLEFAGCAMVISHDRWFLDRICTHILAFEDEGRVVWHEGNYREYEADRKRRLGAEADTPHRIRYKKLVRA, from the coding sequence ATGACTCTGGATACGAGCAAGTTCATCTTCGTGATGAAGGACCTGACCAAGGTCGTCCCCCCCAACCGCACGATCCTGAAGGGGATCTGGCTCTCGTTCTACCCCGGCGCCAAGATCGGCGTGGTGGGCCCCAACGGCAGCGGCAAGAGCAGCCTGCTGCGCATCATGGCCGGCGTCGACCGCGACTTCAACGGCGAGGCCTGGCCCGCCGAGGGCACCCGCATCTCGTACCTGTCGCAGGAGCCCGAGCTGGACCCGGCGCTCGACGTGCGCGGCAACGTGGAGGAGGGCGTGCGGCACATCCGCGACCTGCTGCGCCGCTTCGACGAGGTGAACATGTCGTTCGGCGACGTCTCCACCGACGAGGAGATGAACGCGCTCCTGGAGGAGCAGGCACGGCTGCAGGACGCCATCGACGCGGCGGGGGCGTGGGAGCTGGACCGCAAGATCGACATCGCCATGGAGGCGCTCCGGCTGCCGCCGCCCGACGCGCGCGTGGAGACGCTCTCCGGCGGCGAGAAGCGCCGGGTGGCGCTCTGCAAGGTGCTGCTCGAGGAGCCCGACATGCTCCTGCTGGACGAGCCCACCAACCACCTGGACGCGGAGAGCGTGGCCTGGCTGGAGCACCACCTGGCCGAGTTCAAGGGCACCATCGTGGCCATCACGCACGACCGCTACTTCCTGGACAACGTGGCCGAGTGGATCCTGGAGCTCGACCGCGGCGAGGGGATCCCCTGGAAGGGCAACTACTCGAGCTGGCTGGAGCAGAAGCAGGAGCGGCTCCGGCGCGAGGAGAAGCAGTCGTCCGCCCGCCAGCGCACGCTGGAGCGCGAGCTGGAGTGGGTGCGCATGGCCCCGCGCGCCCGCCAGGCCAAGAGCAAGGCGCGGCTCCACTCGTACGAGCAGATGCTGGCCGAGGACCCGCGCGAGAAGCTCTCCCGCGCCGAGATCGTGATCCCCAACGGCCCCCGCCTGGGCGACGAGGTGGTGGTGGCCGAGAGCCTGGCCAAGGGCTACGAGGACCGCCTGCTGATCGACGGCCTCTCGTTCCGCCTGCCGCGGGGCGGCATCGTGGGCGTGGTGGGGCCCAACGGCGCCGGCAAGACCACGCTCTTCCGCATGATCACCGGGAAGGAGACGCCGGACGGCGGGACGCTCAAGGTGGGCTCCACGGTGGAGATGGCCTACGTGGACCAGAGCCGCGACACGCTGGACGGCGACAAGACCGTCTACCAGGAGATCTCGGGCGGGCAGGACACCATCCGGCTGGGCCGCGGCGAGGTGAACGCGCGCGCCTACTGCAGCTGGTTCGGCTTCCGGGGATCGGACCAGCAGAAGCCGGTGAAGGTCCTCTCGGGCGGCGAGCGCAACCGGGTGCACATGGCCAAGACGCTGCAGCGTGGCGGCAACCTGATCCTGCTGGACGAGCCCAGCAACGACCTGGACGTGGACACGCTGCGGGCGCTGGAGGACGCGCTGCTGGAGTTCGCCGGCTGCGCCATGGTGATCAGCCACGACCGCTGGTTCCTGGACCGCATCTGCACGCACATCCTGGCCTTCGAGGACGAGGGCCGCGTGGTGTGGCACGAGGGCAACTACCGCGAGTACGAGGCCGACCGCAAGCGCCGCCTGGGCGCCGAGGCCGACACCCCCCACCGCATCCGCTACAAGAAGCTGGTGCGGGCGTGA
- a CDS encoding DUF2283 domain-containing protein, with protein MPEPRIRYDEPSDTLYVAFAPGESATGIELNEHILLRVDKSKRAAVGLTLFDYSLLAQQTEIGPRSFPLTGLAELSTDLRNLALAIMQAAPVSEFLTLSAYTPGPNELIPITSLQAGKITSRAA; from the coding sequence ATGCCCGAGCCACGGATCCGCTATGACGAGCCCAGCGATACGCTGTACGTCGCGTTCGCACCGGGCGAGAGCGCTACCGGGATCGAGTTGAACGAGCACATCCTGCTGCGTGTCGACAAGAGCAAGCGGGCCGCGGTGGGCCTGACCCTTTTCGACTACTCCCTCCTGGCGCAGCAGACGGAGATCGGGCCTCGCAGCTTCCCGCTCACCGGGCTCGCCGAGCTCTCCACGGATCTGCGGAACCTCGCGCTGGCGATCATGCAAGCCGCACCCGTCAGCGAGTTCCTGACTCTCTCGGCGTACACTCCCGGGCCGAACGAGCTCATCCCCATCACCTCGTTGCAGGCCGGAAAGATCACATCCCGAGCTGCCTGA
- a CDS encoding lasso peptide biosynthesis B2 protein — protein MSGADLQAAAPPVAVAAARTSAAPGVLACVCGWLLLAATDMVLMLAGFHRFYGLVRGCPTLGTAPREARDVRVRTLCAAVDRAQSYYLKRAWCLQRSAAAVCLLRLRGVPADLVVGVQKIPFYAHAWAEVDGVVVNDSPSVKAMYPEIARC, from the coding sequence ATGTCCGGAGCTGACCTCCAGGCCGCCGCCCCGCCGGTTGCGGTCGCCGCGGCGCGGACGAGCGCGGCGCCGGGCGTGCTTGCGTGCGTCTGCGGGTGGCTCCTCTTGGCCGCGACCGACATGGTGCTCATGCTGGCCGGCTTCCACCGCTTCTACGGTCTGGTGCGCGGCTGTCCCACCCTGGGCACGGCGCCGCGTGAAGCGCGCGACGTGCGGGTCCGGACGCTGTGCGCGGCCGTGGACCGGGCGCAGAGCTACTACCTGAAGCGCGCTTGGTGCCTGCAGCGCTCGGCGGCCGCGGTCTGCCTTCTCCGGCTCCGCGGCGTGCCCGCCGACCTGGTGGTCGGGGTGCAGAAAATCCCCTTCTACGCCCACGCGTGGGCCGAGGTGGACGGTGTCGTCGTGAACGACTCTCCCTCGGTCAAGGCGATGTACCCGGAGATCGCGCGGTGCTGA
- a CDS encoding ABC transporter ATP-binding protein, translating to MSFHLPVRLDAGALTVRTDGLSRRFGPEFSLRDVGLQVPEGAVYVLVGPNGAGKTTTLKILLGLLRPDAGLVDVLGMDPRAQGPRVRAQVGYVPERTDWGYPWMRVGRMLEHHAVYFPAWDAAYAARLAHAFELPLHKPLGRLSKGLARRVHLTLALAHRPPLLLLDEPTDGLDPVMRDETLGMLAEHVAETGCTVLVSTHLVHEVDRLADHLGVIRDGRLTAQLARDTLHRMLRRYRADIPEGWRGVPGLDGTVVKRGGVGREIQWSVWGDEPEVVGLLAASGATVRDAAPLTLEDAAIALLSRKE from the coding sequence ATGAGCTTCCACCTCCCGGTCCGCCTGGACGCCGGCGCCCTCACGGTGCGCACCGACGGCCTCTCCAGGCGCTTCGGGCCCGAGTTCAGCCTTCGGGACGTCGGGCTCCAGGTGCCCGAGGGCGCCGTCTACGTGCTGGTGGGGCCCAACGGGGCGGGGAAGACCACCACGCTCAAGATCCTCCTGGGGCTGCTGCGCCCCGACGCCGGCCTCGTGGACGTGCTGGGGATGGACCCGCGCGCGCAGGGGCCGCGGGTGCGGGCGCAGGTGGGGTACGTCCCCGAGCGCACCGACTGGGGGTACCCGTGGATGCGCGTGGGGCGGATGCTGGAGCACCACGCGGTCTACTTCCCGGCGTGGGACGCGGCGTACGCGGCGCGCCTGGCCCACGCCTTCGAGCTGCCGCTGCACAAGCCGCTCGGCAGGCTGTCGAAGGGCCTCGCCCGCCGCGTCCACCTGACGCTGGCCCTGGCCCACCGCCCGCCGCTCCTGCTGCTGGACGAGCCCACCGACGGGCTGGACCCGGTGATGCGCGACGAGACGCTGGGGATGCTGGCCGAGCACGTGGCCGAGACCGGGTGCACGGTGCTGGTCTCCACCCACCTGGTGCACGAGGTCGACCGCCTGGCCGACCACCTGGGGGTGATCCGCGACGGGCGGCTCACGGCGCAGCTCGCCCGCGACACGCTGCACCGCATGCTGCGCCGCTACCGCGCCGACATCCCCGAGGGGTGGCGCGGGGTCCCCGGCCTGGACGGCACCGTGGTCAAGCGCGGCGGCGTGGGCCGGGAGATCCAGTGGAGCGTCTGGGGCGACGAGCCCGAGGTGGTGGGGCTGCTCGCCGCCAGCGGCGCCACCGTGCGCGACGCCGCCCCCCTGACGCTGGAAGACGCGGCAATCGCCCTCCTCAGCCGAAAGGAGTAA